In Cyclopterus lumpus isolate fCycLum1 chromosome 2, fCycLum1.pri, whole genome shotgun sequence, the genomic stretch GATGCTAAAAACTATCATGTTtaaggttctgtgtgtgggaTTTAGCGGCATCCAGTGGTGAGGTTGCACATGAATGAATACCCCTCTGCTCAACTTTCCAACCGTTTCTTAGTACACTGGCCTTCAGGTAACGCAAAAACATGAAAGGCTCTGGCTAGATCCAATGTCTGGTTTGTTGGTTCAGGGCTCGAGGGATGACTATCAGCCCGATCGAGAAGGATAGAAGAGGTCGGGAAGAGAGGGTTGGAGGGGTGCGATGGGAGACTGCTGGCATCCAGTGGTTAGAGGGAACGACGGAGGTGGAGACTCTTTGTTCCTGAACTATACAAAACACCATGGGTTGCACAATATGAGGAAATGAGGATGTATGAGATAATGTTGTTGAATATAACAATATGACTTGCAATAAATGAACACGTATTAGGTGGACTCAGTTCTGCCTTGCTGTTGCTTTCAAGatactaaaatataataaatcccTTTACTAAGTCCCGCCCTAGAATGCAGACTGACCAGTCATTGCATAGCATCTCCCAGCTCCGACTAAGGTCGTACAACTAATTGTCTCTCATGCAATCTTTTCTGATTTTCTCCAGTACACGCTGGTTTTTCGTGGATTTTGAGTTAGAAATGATAACACATTTGGTAATAGAGTTACTGGTTAAAGATGTACATTTCTAAAAGGTTACGTTTCAACATAAAAACCTGTGGAGTCTTTACAGGAAGAGCGTTGTTGCTTCATCTTTCCTTCTCAATGACCAGGTGATCTGGTGGTTATATTTAAACAGTAAGCTGTAGCctatctatttatctgtttAATTTGTGCAGTTTGTGCAGTTTGGGACAGTGTAGACTTAATGGTAGATGgagtagcagcagggggcgcAGTCAAGTAAAGCATCAATGTTACACAACAGGCATTAAACACTCCAAAATGTGTCCATTTATTAACAACGGAACTTTTTCATAACAGatcaaagaaatgtcaaattTTTGGCCCCAAATTGTAGATTTCTATTGAAAACTCTGGTTCTGTATCTAATCAGGTGATGCTGGTTCACCCATTTGAGGCCATCTCAGTTCTCGACAGGCTGACCAGAGAACAGCCAGACCGGATTTACTTCAAGAGCCTCTTCCGCTCAGGCTCACTCTCTGAAGCCACCATGTGTAATGTCTGCCTACGGCCAACCCAGCCGCTGTGTAACTACACTGACCTCCGTACAGGGGATCCTTGGTTCTGTTACAAGCCAAAGAACCTGAGCTGTGATGCCAGGATCCAGCACATCAGGGGAGGATATATACAAAACCTCAAGGCCAAGGAGGAGACGCTCTTTCAAAGGTGAGGGACAAGAAAGGCATAGAAGGTTTTGACCACAGGCAGTTAACATTGACCctgaagaaaatgtaaagataaTACAAATACTACTTGACTTTCATTTCCAACATTTGTTAGTGTTTTGTgttattaattcatattttagtgTGTTATGTGACAACTTTGAGTTGATGGCCAGTAATTCATTGAAGCTTGGTTTTGAGtttaagtgaagtgtgttttacaacACCAAATAGATAATTGGTGTTTAGAGGTGGTGTTAGCCAATCatgggttgtattcattcaatcacacaatacaacacTGGTCCTGGCAGACACACTTGGAGAGAACTTcactctactgagtgcacctttgTACTTCTAAATGTGTACATTGTATTTTGGATGTGGTCTTTTGAGAAACTTAAagatacacacattcatatttttttacaaactattgatatgatatgataacCGTATGAAATGATATGGGTAAAGTGTTAGCCAACCCTGGACTATTTACACATCTATTTGGAGTTGTGTCAATGTCTACCTGCAAGAacgtaaaaaactaaaacaatgagctgagagATGATCAGATGATAATTATCTGTGACTTAATCAGTGCAAGCGTCATATTGCAGATTACTCATGGTCATTGACCCATTGCTTGTATGAAAATATTGATACGGCAGCTTTAActtaaaaaatagatttttttattcCGGGGTAACATTTTGTGGGACGTTGAATGAAATTTcaagctgctgttttttttgttaaatcgTAATAGTTTTAACCTTATTTAATGATTGAAAACACCTTTACTTGTATTGAGTTGTATGTTTAAGacattttatgtgtgttttttttcttcagtcgTGTCAACATGAAAGTCTCCATTCGGGCTTCAGGACCTTCCAATGTCACTGTGTTGCCAGAAAATGGAGGTACAGCATGATTTTACTACCGGCTAATAACAATAAGTCAAAACTGAATGTCCTACAGACTTGTGTTGGGAGGATGGAGCATCCATAAGAGGTTCATACAATCAAATTGggttttttgaataaataaataaacccacCCCTAttatttcacttcctgtcaggtCAGCTGAAGGTGAAGAGCAACACTGTGCCATCTGGACCTTCTGGTTATTACTACCAGGGTTTGTGGCGAGCTCTAAGTGGCACCACAGTTCGCCAATTCAACACGTCTGCCATCACTGAGTGTCTGAAAGGCAAGGTGGTCAACATGTATGGAGACTCCACCATCAGGCAGTGGTTTGAATTCCTCAAGGCAACCGTACCAGGTAGCTGATCCACAGAGATGTCATGCAGTTTGGTTTTGTTCCCACTGCAGCCTAATATGTTCCCCCTGTAATACTTTCAGGTCTTAAGGAGTTTGATCTTCACAGCTCAAAGCAAAGTGGACCTTTAATGGTCTTAGACTATGCAAACAACATCTTGGTGACGTTCCGCTGCCACGGTCCTCCTCTCCGTTTTTCCAACATCCCAACTAGAGAGTTTCGTTATATTGCCAATGAGCTAGACGGCTTAGTTGGAGGCATCAACTCTGTCGTAGTCATTGGCATCTGGTCTCACTTAGGGACTTTCCCCATGGCGATCTACATCAGGAGGTTACAGAGCATCCGCAGGGCGGTGGTGCGGCTGCTGGACAGGGCTCCAGGCACACTGGTCGTCATGCGGACCGCAAACCCCAAAGCTTTGACGCTTTATGAAACAATTACCAACAGCGACTGGTTCTCACTGCAGCGTGACAAGGTGCTCAGAGCCGTGTTCAAAGGAATGAATGTTCATCTGATCGATGCCTGGGAGATGACCCTGGCCCACCATCTGCCACACAGCCTCCACCCACAACCTCCCATTATTAAGAATATGATAAACCATATATTGTCCTACATATGTCCTCAGAAGGCTGGCTAgttgtgttctgtttgttgGGTGAGGGGatgttatgttacattatttctgtgtttctatCAACTGCATTCTAAAAGCAGTCCATGCTCAGACTAACAATCTATCTCTAATTAGGGAGTGTTGAGCGAGTACAAAAGAACGGACCTGGCCCGTCACATGGTTTGTTTCATAGAACCATTTGAGAAGTCGGCATTGGTAGTTGTTTGgaaaagagcaggaggagattggatgaaccatctgtcaatcaaaacagttgggagaagagcaaaaaaaacctttctaaCAAGAGGAAACCTCCAGTGCcattctttcctcttctcttaaTGAAAACATACTGAAATGACTGATGCTATTGCAGCATCTGTGCTAACCTCTGCTGCCATGGTTGTTCAGAACGAACAGTCACCTCGCACACACATAAGCCCCTCCCATAGCTGCCAGTAGCTCAACACAGAACGCTGATTGGCTCGTGCTCTGGCTTACCTCACACAAACGTTTTACGTAGCCTTAACATTAATCTCTACCCTTGCTTTAATAGCCACATGTTTATGAAAGTCTCACTCCAGATAAATTAACGTGTTAACAGAAACAAAGATTATTATCACGATGtaacaataaaatgtaacatgATGTCAACTTTTGATATAAAGGTTGTAGGGTATTGATGCCAAACATTGTTTTCAGAAAGGTTGGTCATTGTTCTGTCAGGAATTTAAAGAATTAGACAGATCAAGGGTTCTGCAGACACATATGTTTATTGAATATGTATGACTTCATAAGCAGgtgttggaataaataaatgcaccttTACAAACTGTGCTCTGTATGTGAACTTTCATTGATACAATCAAACCttaatgatgacgtcatcgaCCTGTTAACATGGTTTCCTCTCATGGGTTAACGTGAAGAAATTTGAAAACCATCAACAATAATCAATCTGCAAAGTAAGAAACACTCTGGAAGAGTGACATAACCAGTAGGCCCAGTATCTTAAAGAGAGAACTGATTTGCACTTAAAAAGAAAGTCCTATGTAATACCAGCCTGGATGTGCGACTAGAAAAGCCCGTATGAAGTTACATGAGGGTTGGCTCCTCTCACACAGACTTGATCATCATTCTGGTGGCCGTCAGGGAGTACGGCGCAGGAGCTTTCCAGGTTCTCCAGTGGAGGCCTGACGCCCAACCGACGTGTTCACCTTCAGGCTGGCAGAGCCACATGGAGTGGACCGCCAGCCGCCACCGTCTGAAGAGGTAAGAGCCCTTTGAGCATTGTCTCCAAAGATGCATGGAGAGCAGCCGTCGTTGAATCGGCACCACGGATCATGCTCATCACATCATCTGTGGACAAAGTTGGAAACTGTTTCAGCAAGTTCAGAATTCAGCCTTTTGAAATGCAACGTTTGTGGCCACTGTGACCACatgtggtatatatatatatatatatatatatatatatatatatatatatatatatatatatatatatatatatatatatacatacagtgtatatatatatgatgacaTGCTTCTCAGTAGAAACTATTTAATCTAACAACAATCTAAAAAGATTGAAAGATTTTCCGTGACATAACACTGACAAAACCTTCAGAAATATTTTGAATGCCATGTGCCGCGTGCCCGTTGATCTTCACAGCCTTATCGTGGCAGAGGGTGTGACAGTGATGCTCTTTGGTTCAGCTGAGGCCTGAGctcaggcccgtagagatcacccccgcatcATCGACTCTGGCCGATGATGGCGgacgaatctgggccgaataatgtaataaataaataaataatattacattacgtaataacattaagatatccctcaaagttgtctcgctcatataaagctacacaataaaaaaaagtattttaaactggctttataagttttaaataatagttgtaaaggcaatcgtaacaggcaaccactagggcctttATGATTTAGCGAACAcgctaataataaaacacaactccatACTATCAAGTGTGCCTGATGTAGCCACGGccatcaaattatttctgacaatACCCGTGACTGACGCAAGcgctgaaaggtcattttccaagctaaaactgatcaaaacatatctcagaagctccatgtcacaagagaggctgtccggtctggccatccttagcatagagaataaacgtcagtttagatgtaaagagcgtggttaaagactttgcacacagatttgctaaaagacgcacatgtgtattcaaatgcaaacctgtagacaGTAgtctaccggtgtatcgactatatgcaggcatatttgttatgttgttgtaacatgttctgtttgagctgtttgataggccctagcatatgttttgtttctgttggaatacatttgttctctgtttgagctgttttttaccttcgcaaaatacttttgttaatgttttgatcgctgtgtatttatttgtaaatatgtctgtttgttattcgcataactcaaaaagtattaaaccgaatcgcatgaaatttggtgggatgattggctgttatccggggaccgattgatttagattttgggagcgatcgggtcaaaggtcaaggtcatgaatAGGTAaaaatcgtatttttatcataacgcggtaaatttttatccaattggcatgcaactaatgccaaaatgttcggAATTCAATGCCCAATCTTGTGATAtacgacatgatacaatgacgtcataacccttcttagcggttgagggtcgaaggtcagggggggtcacgaccttgcaaaatgtgcggggtttgtcataacacagtcaattcttatccgatttgcatgaaaacagcaccaaaatgttcactgttctgttccccactctctcatgcaacatacaaaggtcaaaatcataaatcaaggctgatgttcatacataattcttttgtgatgtttaccacaatatctggtatcaagttacatcaatttactgttccccacactctcatgccaagtaccaaaaagtggctgcggcgaaggtatgcgctctaccgagtgcccgttctagttctaaatgaataaatgttcctcaaaagaaaagcttgggtccttttcgtttatctttggataatgaccgcctgACAATACATAATCTCCCATTAATTCTTCTTCTGCAACAATGCTTCTTTGTTGTAGGAATGTACTGCGGTCGTgcggcagacagacagagcgatATAATCTTCACCACGCAAAACTTCCACAATATCAACGGCGTCACTTCCTCACGGCTGAGAGCTCGATTTaggttgttgtgtgtttgggttGTGATGACTCGGCTTTCTGCTTTTTTCAAAAGGTTACCTGGGGACCTTCATGCGTCATATGAATGAGAAGTGTATTGACATTTGtctcttttattattatcagcTGGATTTGTGTTTGTGGCCTCCTAATTTAGCACAAGTTTTATTGACTTACTCATTTATTGGATTCAGTGCTAGGCTTGTAAAGAGTACCCTACAGTCCAGTGGGGTTAGAGCCTGTTTAGAATAACCAGATAACTGCTgctgttcatgtattcatgtgtttctACATATGTCGACTGGGAAAGATACGGAGGAGAGACAATGGGTTCCGACTCGTAACacgaaatgtgtgtgtatctgcattgtatgccatcttttcttctttttacgtctgcctgtgaaacacattgctgcacccacacaagttgattaacggacttaatccatgacccagagttcagatcaggaagcagaagcagagttgtagtcttccacccttctctgcacttccatccgagcagttacccacccttaaccttaactctatagagactgtgtctgtcccacggccacttaaattaattaaatcaaaagtaaccagaagaggagtcatacaaaataacctcatacaggttaacatcactactgcaacagtggaacaaaacaggataattaaatgtggactcctaaatattagatctctgtcatctaaagctgtattagtaaatgatttaatatcagacaatcacattgatttattacttACTGAAAACtggagtcatgaagaatatgtcagcctaaattacTTAATTAACTACAGCCATTAGAGGGCACTGTACTTCAGAGAAAGCCAGCAAGACGCAAAGAGCGAAGCAGGAAGTAAACTCCGCTGTGATATACTGCATCATTTCTCTTTATTAATGGACCAAATGTTTCTGTCACGGGTGTCGCCACAGGAACAGGACTAACACACGTGATCACAACAGGacaaccgacaaaggggaatgacacaaacagggtttaaatacacagggctggtgcaggtgattggacacaggaggaaccaatcagggacatggcaga encodes the following:
- the LOC117741396 gene encoding NXPE family member 3-like, which gives rise to MKVLSCRRSESVAIVLFLAASILMLVVRNMDVLEFQPKVNSPIFTQRVSSDPDVNRSFCTFQPLSPQDALEERLILDSTAWPETPLLPGPISLEQTSDPAHSNFTILPGRRGGQWRVGDQLEVMIQTSDFKGRPKKSGGDFLLARLHNRMLEAGVAGQVVDHLNGSYSAVFSLLWEGDAQVEVMLVHPFEAISVLDRLTREQPDRIYFKSLFRSGSLSEATMCNVCLRPTQPLCNYTDLRTGDPWFCYKPKNLSCDARIQHIRGGYIQNLKAKEETLFQSRVNMKVSIRASGPSNVTVLPENGGQLKVKSNTVPSGPSGYYYQGLWRALSGTTVRQFNTSAITECLKGKVVNMYGDSTIRQWFEFLKATVPGLKEFDLHSSKQSGPLMVLDYANNILVTFRCHGPPLRFSNIPTREFRYIANELDGLVGGINSVVVIGIWSHLGTFPMAIYIRRLQSIRRAVVRLLDRAPGTLVVMRTANPKALTLYETITNSDWFSLQRDKVLRAVFKGMNVHLIDAWEMTLAHHLPHSLHPQPPIIKNMINHILSYICPQKAG